The following are encoded in a window of Arvicola amphibius unplaced genomic scaffold, mArvAmp1.2, whole genome shotgun sequence genomic DNA:
- the LOC119805838 gene encoding LOW QUALITY PROTEIN: fibroblast growth factor receptor 3-like (The sequence of the model RefSeq protein was modified relative to this genomic sequence to represent the inferred CDS: inserted 2 bases in 1 codon): MRMSLPSPAMGVLACLLVLCIVVGARPASQPPSTEQRLVRKLPEVPGPEPRQQEQVVFGCGDTMELICSLPRGAGTGCTVWSKDGTELVVSHRILVGPQRLQVLNVSHDDAGVYMCQQQLTQDVLCHFTVHVTDAASSGDEEDGNNVAEDTGAPYWTRPDRMDMKLLAVPATSTVRFHCAAAGNPTPSISWLKNGKEFRGEHRMGGIKLRHRHWSLVMESVVPSDSGYYTCVVQNKFGSIQQTYTLDVLERFPHRPILHAGLPENQTATLGSDVEFHCKVYSDAQPHIQWLKHVEVNGSKTGPDGKPYVTILKTSGINTSNKELEVLSLHNITFEDSGEYTCLANNYFGFSHHSAWLEVLPAERVLAESSAAGKLSAGTISFRVGFSILIFPASVVVLCYLCRVSRKNLGSPSVDNDFHFTPEQQVTSMNSDIPMVRIVHPFSREHTVMASISELELPADPTWEISRTRLTLGNSLGEGCFGQVFKAEAVGFNMDNTVKPVIVAVKMLKDDANGQDLLDLVSEMEMMKVIGKHKNIINLLGVCTQGGPLYVLMEYAAKGNLRDFLRAQRPLSMEYYGASRLPEEQPTRKDLVSCAYQVARGMEYLASQKCVNRDLAARNVLVTEDNVMKIADFGLARDVHNLEYYKKRTNGRLPVKWMAPESLFDGVYTHQSDVWSFGVLLWEIFTLGGSPYPGIQVEELYKLLKDGYRMDKPANCPHDLYVIMREYWHAVPSQRPTFKLLVESLDGILTVTSSHVYLDLSMPFKQSLPDDEDTRSPSSLEIXLFTHNLLPPTQPKNWRPQIGKCWAQAPRGLIVLPFPSQCESSWSWTCLSVTQTTWQNLRVTSLEVPKRGFKRVGVHRRAPCMCEGHTLGLSSSLTALPEEGSYEDTACSDICSNFCGKEGTLPKSSLHIGRVGFATTLQNWPRPIVSSSTKEVVPDVDFVPGHQLGVPVTQHGQGACITQHAPISFPGHSDLINIRE, translated from the exons ATGAGGATGTCACTGCCATCTCCAGCCATGGGAGTCCTGGCTTGCTTGCTAGTGCTATGCATAGTGGTTGGAGCCAGACCTGCCTCCCAACCTCCTAGCACAGAGCAGAGACTTGTGAGGAAACTACCAG AGGTCCCAGGCCCTGAGCCTAGGCAGCAAGAGCAAGTGGTCTTTGGCTGCGGGGACACCATGGAGCTGATCTGCTCTCTGCCTAGAGGTGCCGGCACAGGCTGCACTGTCTGGTCTAAGGATGGCACAGAGCTGGTAGTTTCCCACCGCATCCTGGTGGGGCCCCAGAGGTTACAAGTGCTGAACGTCTCCCATGATGATGCAGGGGTCTACATGTGCCAGCAGCAGCTCACTCAGGATGTCCTGTGCCACTTCACTGTGCATGTGACAG ATGCTGCATCCTCAGGAGATGAAGAAGATGGCAATAACGTGGCTGAAGATACAG GGGCCCCTTACTGGACTCGGCCAGACCGTATGGATATGAAACTGCTGGCTGTGCCAGCCACCAGCACTGTGCGCTTCCACTGTGCAGCTGCTGGcaaccccaccccctccatctcCTGGCTGAAGAATGGCAAGGAATTCCGAGGGGAGCATCGCATGGGGGGCATCAAG CTTAGGCACCGGCATTGGAGCCTGGTCATGGAGAGTGTGGTGCCTTCTGATAGCGGCTACTACACCTGCGTGGTTCAGAACAAGTTTGGTAGCATCCAGCAGACTTACACACTGGATGTACTGG AGCGCTTCCCACATCGGCCCATTTTGCATGCTGGGCTGCCAGAAAACCAGACAGCCACTCTAGGAAGCGATGTAGAGTTCCACTGCAAGGTCTACAGTGATGCCCAACCACACATCCAGTGGCTGAAGCATGTTGAGGTGAATGGCAGCAAGACAGGCCCGGATGGCAAGCCCTATGTCACCATACTCAAG ACATCAGGCATTAACACAAGCAACAAGGAGCTAGAAGTTCTGTCTTTGCACAATATCACCTTTGAGGACTCAGGGGAGTACACTTGTCTGGCAAACAATTATTTTGGATTTTCCCATCACTCTGCATGGCTGGAGGTACTGCCAG CTGAGAGAGTGCTGGCCGAGAGCAGTGCAGCTGGCAAGTTATCTGCAGGCACCATCAGCTTCAGGGTGGGCTTCTCCATCTTAATCTTTCCTGCATCAGTTGTGGTGCTCTGCTACCTGTGTAGAGTCTCAAGAAAGAACCTGGGGTCTCCCAGTGTTGACAATGACTTTCACTTCACACCTGAGCAACAG GTGACCTCCATGAACTCTGATATACCCATGGTCCGCATCGTCCACCCATTTTCAAGAGAACATACCGTAATGGCCAGTATTTCTGAGCTTGAGCTGCCAGCCGACCCAACGTGGGAAATATCTAGAACTCG GCTGACACTTGGTAATTCTCTAGGAGAAGGCTGCTTTGGCCAGGTTTTTAAGGCAGAGGCTGTTGGCTTTAACATGGACAACACTGTCAAGCCTGTCATTGTGGCTGTGAAAATGCTGAAag ATGATGCCAATGGCCAGGACTTGTTGGACCTGGTGTCTGAGATGGAGATGATGAAAGTTATTGGCAAGCACAAGAACATTATCAACCTGCTGGGGGTCTGCACACAGGGTG GGCCATTGTATGTCCTGATGGAGTATGCAGCCAAGGGCAACCTCCGGGACTTCCTGCGGGCACAAAGGCCGCTAAGCATGGAATACTATGGTGCCTCCAGGCTGCCAGAAGAACAGCCTACCCGCAAAGATCTAGTGTCCTGTGCCTATCAGGTGGCCCGAGGTATGGAGTACCTGGCTTCTCAGAAG TGCGTTAACAGAGACTTGGCTGCCAGAAACGTGTTGGTGACTGAGGACAATGTGATGAAGATTGCAGATTTTGGCCTGGCTCGTGATGTGCACAATCTGGAATACTACAAGAAGAGGACAAAT GGTCGGCTACCTGTGAAGTGGATGGCACCAGAGTCCCTGTTTGACGGAGTCTACACCCACCAGAGTGATGT GTGGTCCTTTGGAGTCCTGCTCTGGGAGATCTTTACCCTGGGGGGCTCCCCATACCCTGGCATCCAAGTGGAAGAGCTTTACAAGCTATTGAAAGACGGCTACCGCATGGACAAGCCTGCCAACTGCCCACATGACCT GTATGTGATCATGCGGGAATATTGGCATGCAGTGCCTTCACAGAGGCCCACCTTTAAGCTTCTGGTAGAGAGTTTAGATGGCATCCTCACTGTGACATCAAGCCAC GTATACCTGGACCTATCAATGCCTTTTAAGCAGAGCTTGCCAGATGATGAGGATACCAGGAGCCCCAGTTCCTTAGAGAT ACTGTTCACCCACAACCTGCTGCCCCCAACCCAACCCAAGAATTGGAGGCCTCAGAT TGGAAAGTGCTGGGCTCAGGCCCCAAGAGGACTAATTGTcttaccttttccttcccaatgTGAGAGCAGCTGGTCTTGGACATGCTTGTCTGTGACCCAAACTACCTGGCAGAACCTCAGGGTTACCAGTTTAGAGGTTCCAAAGAGAGGATTCAAGAGAGTTGGTGTCCATAGGAGGGCACCATGCATGTGTGAAGGACATACTCTGGGACTGTCCAGTTCCCTGACTGCCTTGCCAGAGGAGGGATCCTATGAGGACACAGCATGCTCAGATATATGTAGTAACTTCTGTGGGAAGGAAG
- the LOC119805839 gene encoding tyrosine-protein phosphatase non-receptor type 11-like, whose translation MASQRGFHPNITRVEAENLLLTRGVDGSFLTRPSKSNPGDFTLSVRRNGAVSHIKVQYTGNYYDLYGGKKFATLAELLQYYMEHSEQLKEKNGDVVELKYPLNSADPTSERWFHGPLSGKEAEKLLMEKGKRGSFLVRGSERHLGDLVLSVITRDDKQKSNDGKSKVTHVMIRCQELKYDVGGGECFDSLTDLVEHYKENPIVVTRGTVLQLKQPLNTTRINAAEIESRVRELSKVAETTGTVIQGFWEEFETLQKQDYKFLYSQKEGQRQENQNKNRYKNILPFDHSRVVLHDGDPNEPFSDYINANIIRPEFETKWHNSKPKKSYIATQGCLQNTVNDFWRMVFQENSRVISMTTKEVERGKSKCVKYWPDEYAFKDYGVMRVRNIKEIAAHNYTLRELKLSKVGQGNTERTVWLYHFQTWPDHGVPSDPGGVLDFLEEVHHKQESIVDSGPVVVHCNTGIGRTGTFIVIDILIDIIREKGVDHDIDICKTIQMVRSQRPGMVQKEAQYQFIYMAVQHYIQSLHHMIKEEHKSKRKGHEYSNIKNSLVNQTISGQSPMAHCTQTPPSAEVREVLGLAHSSLPCPMSIRSFRRTRNDSKKDDNDDSGHSSQRRDSISNRVLYEEFLALARRVDYMEHSIGSIMSKLDAVVVTLKTMENVYKQSR comes from the coding sequence ATGGCTTCTCAGAGAGGGTTTCACCCCAACATCACTCGTGTGGAGGCTGAGAATCTCCTGCTAACCAGAGGAGTTGATGGCAGCTTTTTGACAAGGCCTAGTAAGAGTAACCCTGGAGATTTCACGTTGTCTGTTAGAAGAAATGGAGCTGTCAGTCACATCAAGGTTCAGTACACTGGGAACTACTATGACCTCTATGGTGGGAAGAAGTTTGCCACCTTGGCTGAACTGCTCCAGTATTACATGGAACATTCCGAGCAGCTAAAAGAAAAGAACGGAGATGTTGTTGAGCTCAAGTACCCACTGAATAGTGCAGACCCAACCTCTGAAAGGTGGTTCCATGGTCCTTTGTctggaaaagaagcagagaaactgCTAATGGAGAAGGGTAAGCGTGGCAGCTTTCTTGTTCGAGGGAGCGAGAGACACCTTGGTGACCTCGTTCTCTCTGTCATCACTCGTGATGACAAACAGAAGAGCAATGATGGCAAGTCCAAAGTGACCCACGTTATGATCCGATGTCAGGAACTGAAATACGATGTTGGTGGAGGAGAGTGTTTTGACTCTTTGACAGACCTGGTGGAGCATTACAAGGAGAACCCCATAGTGGTGACACGGGGCACAGTCCTGCAGCTGAAGCAGCCTCTCAACACAACTCGTATTAATGCTGCTGAAATTGAAAGCAGAGTTCGAGAGCTAAGCAAGGTAGCTGAGACCACAGGTACAGTCATACAGGGCTTTTGGGAAGAATTTGAGACACTACAGAAACAGGACTACAAATTTCTTTATAGCCAAAAAGAAGGacaaagacaagaaaatcaaaacaaaaatagatacaaaaacaTCCTGCCATTCGATCACAGTAGGGTTGTCCTGCACGATGGCGATCCCAATGAGCCCTTTTCTGATTACATCAATGCGAACATCATCAGGCCTGAATTTGAAACCAAGTGGCACAATTCAAAACCCAAAAAGAGCTACATTGCCACTCAAGGCTGCCTGCAGAACACGGTGAATGATTTCTGGAGGATGGTGTTCCAGGAGAACTCTCGAGTCATCAGCATGACCAcaaaggaggtggagagagggaagagcaaatGTGTCAAGTACTGGCCTGATGAGTATGCCTTCAAAGACTATGGTGTCATGCGTGTTAGGAACATCAAAGAAATTGCTGCTCATAACTACACCTTAAGGGAACTCAAGCTTTCCAAGGTTGgacaaggaaacacagagagaactgTCTGGCTTTACCATTTTCAGACATGGCCCGACCATGGTGTGCCCAGTGACCCTGGAGGTGTGCtggacttcctggaggaggtccaccacaagcaggagagcatcgTGGATTCAGGCCCTGTTGTAGTTCACTGCAATACTGGAATTGGCAGGACAGGAACATTCATTGTGATTGATATCCTTATTGACATCATTAGAGAGAAAGGTGTTGACCATGACATCGATATTTGTAAAACCATTCAGATGGTACGGTCTCAGAGGCCAGGAATGGTCCAGAAAGAAGCACAGTACCAGTTCATCTATATGGCTGTCCAGCATTACATCCAGAGTCTGCATCACATGATCAAGGAGGaacataaaagcaaaaggaaaggacatgaaTATAGCAATATTAAGAATTCCCTGGTGAACCAGACAATCAGTGGCCAGAGCCCCATGGCACATTGCACTCAAACACCACCCAGTGCAGAAGTGAGGGAGGTTCTGGGCTTGGCACATAGTTCATTACCATGTCCCATGAGCATTAGAAGTTTCCGAAGAACACGGAATGACTCTAAGAAGGATGATAATGATGACAGTGGGCATAGCTCCCAGAGGAGGGACAGCATCTCCAACAGGGTTTTATATGAAGAGTTCCTGGCACTGGCAAGACGTGTTGACTATATGGAGCACTCCATAGGCAGCATCATGTCCAAGCTTGATGCTGTGGTTGTCACACTTAAGACCATGGAAAATGTGTATAAACAGTCGAGGTAG